The Caldanaerobius fijiensis DSM 17918 genome includes a region encoding these proteins:
- a CDS encoding DUF4342 domain-containing protein → MDVRLEDIDVVRERTGVSYSKAKEALEQANGSVVDAIIFIEKEQEKQEGVWTENINVKGSELLEKVKDIIKKGNATKIRVKKGEKVIVDIPITVGVVTTIFFPYLTLLASIIALAAEYTLQIEHPVQDTTGVSNSDIENKH, encoded by the coding sequence ATGGATGTAAGGCTGGAGGATATTGATGTCGTCAGGGAAAGAACAGGAGTAAGCTATAGCAAAGCAAAAGAGGCTTTAGAACAGGCCAATGGCAGTGTTGTGGATGCCATAATATTTATAGAAAAAGAACAGGAAAAGCAAGAAGGTGTATGGACAGAAAATATAAACGTAAAAGGGTCTGAACTGCTAGAAAAAGTTAAAGATATTATAAAAAAAGGTAATGCTACTAAGATAAGGGTTAAGAAAGGCGAGAAGGTTATTGTGGATATACCCATAACAGTTGGTGTTGTGACGACTATATTCTTTCCATATCTGACTTTATTAGCATCTATCATTGCTCTGGCAGCAGAGTATACACTGCAGATAGAGCATCCTGTTCAGGATACGACAGGTGTTTCAAATAGCGATATTGAAAATAAGCATTAA
- the recO gene encoding DNA repair protein RecO — protein sequence MKRFLKTQAVVIRCEDFGEADRLVTLLSGHYGLIRAIVKGARKIKSKLASGTQFLSVGYYNLYHGKTFYTVTQCEAVRVFKSIFDDINKFMYASVIAELASYIATEGEASYSLYNLVLKALYELDDCEGNCENYVIYFMLEALKIAGFKPEVDVCVRCRVPIDAPEYFSISDGGIICPDCMHNKLHIYRLNPEIAAVLKYMLTADIKGVKGLVLSKSSRYQIKKLLAAFVSYHFEKEIKSLQFVEKESV from the coding sequence ATGAAAAGATTTCTAAAGACGCAGGCTGTCGTCATCAGGTGCGAGGATTTTGGTGAAGCCGACAGGTTGGTTACCCTGCTGTCAGGGCATTACGGATTGATAAGGGCCATTGTCAAAGGGGCTAGAAAGATCAAGAGTAAATTGGCTTCAGGTACTCAATTTTTGTCTGTAGGGTATTATAACCTTTATCACGGCAAAACCTTTTATACGGTGACGCAGTGTGAAGCTGTAAGAGTTTTTAAAAGCATTTTTGACGATATAAATAAATTCATGTACGCCAGTGTTATTGCTGAACTAGCATCGTATATCGCGACAGAAGGTGAAGCCAGTTATTCTCTCTATAACCTGGTTTTAAAAGCATTATATGAACTTGACGATTGTGAAGGAAATTGTGAGAACTATGTCATATATTTTATGCTGGAGGCCCTCAAAATAGCGGGCTTTAAGCCTGAGGTGGATGTGTGTGTTCGCTGTAGAGTGCCTATTGATGCTCCAGAATATTTCAGTATAAGCGATGGAGGTATAATTTGTCCCGATTGCATGCATAATAAATTACACATATACAGGTTAAATCCAGAGATAGCAGCTGTATTAAAGTATATGCTTACAGCAGATATAAAGGGCGTTAAGGGTCTTGTTTTAAGCAAAAGCTCGCGATATCAAATAAAAAAATTATTGGCAGCGTTTGTAAGTTATCATTTTGAAAAGGAAATAAAATCGCTACAATTTGTGGAGAAAGAGAGTGTTTGA
- a CDS encoding glycine--tRNA ligase has translation MDKLVALCKSRGFVYQGSEIYGGLANSWDYGPLGVELKNNIKKAWWKKFIQESTYNVGIDSAILMNPMVWVASGHVGGFSDPLIDCKDCKVRFRADKLIEDYLKAKGIEGVVVDGWTNEKMMEYIRENNIPCPNCGSTNFTDIRKFNLMFKTYQGVTEDSKSEIYLRPETAQGIFVNFKNVQRTSRKKIPFGIGQIGKSFRNEITPGNFIFRTREFEQMELEFFCKPGEDLIWFDYWKKFCYDWLLSLGLKKENIRFRDHSKEELSHYSNATTDIEYLFPFGWGELWGIADRTDFDLKQHMKYSGEDLSYMDPVTNEKYVPYCIEPSVGVDRLAMAFLVDAYEEEQLEGGDTRVVLRLHYALAPIKVAVLPLVKKLSEEAFKVYDELKKWYMVDFDETGSIGKRYRRQDEIGTPFCVTIDFESLNDHCVTVRDRDSMQQVRIPIDQLKRYFDEKLSF, from the coding sequence ATGGATAAGCTAGTAGCGCTGTGCAAGTCCAGAGGCTTTGTATATCAGGGCTCGGAGATATATGGAGGTCTTGCCAACTCATGGGATTACGGGCCGCTTGGCGTTGAGCTTAAAAACAATATAAAAAAAGCCTGGTGGAAAAAATTTATACAGGAAAGCACTTATAATGTAGGAATAGACTCGGCTATTCTCATGAATCCAATGGTATGGGTTGCATCTGGACATGTGGGTGGTTTTAGTGATCCCCTTATTGATTGTAAGGATTGCAAAGTGAGGTTTAGAGCTGACAAGCTCATTGAAGATTATTTGAAGGCCAAAGGTATAGAAGGGGTTGTCGTTGATGGTTGGACCAATGAAAAGATGATGGAATACATAAGAGAAAACAACATACCGTGTCCTAACTGCGGGTCTACTAATTTCACGGACATAAGAAAATTTAATCTCATGTTCAAGACGTATCAAGGTGTTACAGAAGATTCAAAGTCCGAGATATATTTAAGGCCTGAAACCGCTCAGGGCATATTTGTCAATTTTAAAAATGTACAGAGGACGTCGAGAAAAAAGATACCATTTGGCATAGGCCAGATAGGCAAGTCTTTCAGAAACGAGATAACTCCCGGCAATTTTATATTCAGGACTAGGGAATTTGAACAGATGGAGCTTGAATTTTTCTGCAAACCTGGAGAGGACCTAATCTGGTTTGACTACTGGAAGAAATTCTGTTATGACTGGCTGTTATCTTTGGGTTTAAAGAAAGAGAACATAAGGTTCAGAGATCACTCTAAAGAGGAGCTTTCACACTACAGCAATGCCACTACAGATATTGAATATCTTTTCCCCTTTGGATGGGGTGAACTGTGGGGCATTGCCGATAGGACGGATTTTGACCTCAAGCAGCACATGAAATACTCTGGAGAAGATCTGTCTTATATGGATCCTGTTACCAACGAAAAATATGTGCCGTACTGCATTGAACCATCTGTAGGCGTTGATCGATTGGCTATGGCATTTTTAGTAGATGCTTACGAGGAGGAGCAGCTGGAAGGCGGCGATACAAGAGTTGTATTGAGGCTTCACTACGCGTTAGCGCCTATTAAAGTAGCTGTATTGCCGCTGGTTAAAAAGCTCAGCGAAGAGGCTTTTAAGGTATACGATGAGCTTAAAAAGTGGTATATGGTGGACTTTGATGAAACGGGCAGCATAGGAAAAAGATATCGAAGGCAGGACGAGATAGGGACGCCTTTCTGCGTCACCATAGATTTTGAGTCATTAAATGATCATTGCGTTACTGTCAGAGACCGGGATAGCATGCAGCAGGTAAGGATACCCATTGACCAGCTTAAAAGGTATTTTGATGAAAAATTATCATTTTAG
- the era gene encoding GTPase Era — protein MYKSGFVTIIGRTNVGKSTLLNALLGEKISIISNKPQTTRNEIKGILSGDGYQIIFLDTPGLHKPKNKLSEFMIKTALNTLEEVDCILFMVEADSDVGAGDRYIAGLLKDVKTPIILVLNKIDKVSEDVLKERIEAYKELGNFKNVLWISAEKGQNLKELVDAIKEVLPEGPQYFPEDMVTDQPERNIISELIREKMLYFLKEEVPHGTAVDIESIKYIEEKGLVDINATIYCEKDSHKMIIIGKNGSMIKKIGTAARLDIERLLGSKVFLELWVKVKKDWRNDEKILKILGYH, from the coding sequence TTGTATAAGTCAGGTTTTGTAACTATTATCGGCAGGACCAATGTAGGCAAGTCAACACTCCTGAATGCATTGTTGGGAGAAAAAATATCTATTATATCCAATAAACCACAGACGACGCGCAACGAGATAAAGGGCATACTGTCGGGGGATGGTTATCAGATCATCTTTTTGGACACGCCTGGACTTCACAAGCCCAAAAATAAGTTAAGCGAGTTTATGATAAAGACGGCTCTCAATACCCTTGAGGAGGTAGACTGCATATTGTTTATGGTGGAAGCCGACTCGGATGTAGGAGCTGGTGATAGATATATAGCAGGGCTTTTAAAAGATGTAAAGACACCCATTATATTGGTTTTGAATAAGATAGATAAGGTAAGTGAAGATGTCCTTAAAGAGCGGATTGAGGCTTATAAAGAGCTGGGAAATTTTAAAAATGTGTTATGGATTTCTGCTGAAAAAGGCCAGAATTTAAAAGAACTGGTAGACGCTATTAAGGAGGTATTGCCGGAAGGGCCACAGTATTTCCCAGAAGATATGGTTACAGATCAGCCTGAAAGAAATATCATCTCTGAGCTTATAAGGGAAAAAATGCTTTATTTCTTAAAAGAGGAGGTTCCGCATGGTACAGCCGTTGATATAGAAAGCATAAAATACATTGAGGAAAAAGGCCTTGTAGATATAAACGCGACCATATACTGTGAGAAGGATTCACATAAAATGATAATAATAGGCAAAAACGGGTCTATGATAAAGAAAATAGGGACAGCGGCCAGACTTGATATAGAGAGACTTTTAGGCAGTAAGGTGTTTTTGGAACTATGGGTTAAGGTTAAAAAAGATTGGAGAAATGACGAAAAAATCTTAAAAATATTGGGGTATCATTGA